DNA sequence from the Halorussus sp. MSC15.2 genome:
TCGTAGTCGTCGGTGGTGTAGTTCGCCGACAGTTCCGCGTTGACCACGTCCGCGAGGTCCGGGTGGCCGTCGTAGACGCCCGAGTCAACGACCGCGACGCGACTCCCCTCGCCCTTCGTGGTGTCCTGAACGGTCCGACCGTTACCGGGGTTCTCGGTCAGGTCGCCGACGCGCTGTTTGCGCTTGTCCCACTGGAGTTCGGTGTTGGTCGGTTCGCCGCTGTCCCACGCGGGACCCTTGCTGCCCTCGCCGTTCGCGTCGTGTTCCTTGGCCGGGCCGCCGTCGTACGTCTGGTCGTCTCGGTAGACCGTCACGTCCGGCGTCGTGGACGCCTCGCCGGGGACCACATCCGGGTCGCCCCGCGCCGCGAGGAGGTCGATTTCCGAGATGTCGTGGATAATCTCCACGTCCTCCGGGACCTCACTGCGCGAAACCTCCTGCAGGTCTACGAGGAACCGCGTGTTTCGCGTTCCGCTTCCGCTGGCACTGACCGGTCCACTCACCAGCGCTGCGCTACCGACGGCGCTCCCCGCCGCCTTGAGGAACGTCCGCCTGCTATGGTCTGACATGCATCACATACATCCACCACAATTCATATAAATGTTTATAGACGGGTGAGTAAACAGAAATGGACGAATTATAGGTTTATTGTATCTTCCTTCCGGGAGTAGAACTGTTCACGGAACGATAGTTGTCGACACAGTCTGTCGAGCGAAAACGGAACGCGCGACTCCGATTACCGGAGTTCCTTCAGTTCGGCCAAGTCACGGAGACCTGCCTCCAGCGAAACCGACGGCGCGTACCCGAGTTCCGTCCGCGCCTTCGAGACGTCGGCCTCGCTGTGTCGAATGTCGCCCGGTCGCGGTTCGACGTGAGTAATTTCGGCGTCGGAGTCTGTCACCTCGACCACCGTCTCTGCGAGTTCCTCGACTGTAACGCTGCGTCCCGTCCCGACGTTGAACGCTTCACCTACGCGGTCGGTCGTCGCCGCCAACAGGTTGGCCTGTACCACGTCCGAGACGTGGACGAAATCGCGAGTTTGCTGGCCGTCGCCCTCGATAGTCAGCGGGCCGCCGTCGGCCGCTTGCCGGAAGAAGACGTTCACGACCGCGCTGTACTCGGGGTTCTGGCGCGGCCCGTAGACGTTGAAGTAGCGTAGCGCCACGGTCTCCAGTCCGTACAGGTCGTGGTACCGCCGGGCGTAGTGGTCGAGCGAGAGTTTGTCGATGCCGTACGGCGAGGTGGGGTCCTTCGAGTCGCCCTCGGAGACCGGCACCGACTCCGGGTGGCCGTAGATGGCGGCCGACGACGCGAGGACGACGCGGGCGTCCTCCTCGCGGGCGCGTTCGAGCAGGTCCACGGTCGCCGCGGCGTTGACCCGGTTGCTCTCCGGCGGGTCCGCCACGGACTCCTCGACCGACACCAGCGCGGCCTCGTGAAACACGAGGTCAGTCCCGTCCATCGCCTCCGCGACCGTCTCGGGGTCGCAGACGTCACCTTCCACGAGGTGTGCGCCCTCGGGGACGTGTTCGCGCGCGCCGCCAGAGAAGTCGTCGAGCACGCGCACCTCGTTGTCCCCGACCAGCGCCTCGGCGAGGTGGCTCCCGACGAAGCCAGCGCCTCCGGTTATCAGTACGGTCCGGTTCGACACGTCGGGCGTCCAGTTCGCTCCGACCGCGGAGTCGTCGGACGCGTCGGTGTCGGCGTCGTTCATGCTCCGACCCTCGCCGCGGAGAGCCAAATAACTGGGAGGTTAGTTCGTGACATGGGTTTCGGTGGGTGATTTCGTTCGTCGAATCGTCTGTTCGGTCGTCAGGTGAGGATGGTTCTGACGCGCCGGAGGTCGAGGAGGCCGCCCGCGACCGACAGTCCGGCCCAGACCGCCACGCCCGCCAGAACCGAGACGACGAGCGCGGGGATGCCCGCAATCTGGACGAGAATCCCGTACACGGCGGCCGACATCGCCGCCGTGACCGCGACCACCGCCGCGAGGTGACGGACGAGTTCGCCGACAGACAGCGACAGTTCGGCGTGGATGACCCAGAGGGTCACCGCCAACACCGCGGTGTGGGTGATGACGGTGGCCGCGGCCGCGCCGACTACGCCGAACGCGGGAATCATCACGAGGTTCAACAGGAAGTTGCCGACCGACCCGCCGCCTTTGGCGACGGCGCGTTCGCGCGCCCGGCCGAGGAAGTCGAGGGCGTCCCCGGTGACGTACGAGACCGCCTGAAGGACGACGTAGGCGGCGAACACTTGGAGGACGGGCACGGCACCGACCCACTTCTCGCCGAAGATTAGTCGAATCGCGGGTTCGGCCACGATGACCATCCCGGCGGCGGCCGGGATGTAGAGCAGGAGGATGTACTTCAGCGTCGTCTCGTATATCTGTGCGGCGTGGTCGGTCTCGCCTTCGGCCTTGTGTTCGCCGTAGGCGGGCGAGAGCGTGAACCCGAGCGAGGCCGCGGGCGAGTGGATGAAGTCCACTATCTGCTTCGAGAGGTAGTAGTAGCCCACCGCGACCGGGTTCATGAAGTAGCCGACCAGAATCGTGTCCACGCGCTTGTCGAGGATGTTGGCTCCGCGGGTCGCTGTCAGCGGGACGCTGTACCGGGCGACCCGCCGAGTCAGACCGTCCTCGGGCGGTTCGTCGCGGTCGGCGTCGCGGTAGCACTTCCGGTAGAGCAGGCCGAGACCGACCGCCGCCCCGACGCCGTAGCCCACGATGTAGCCGACCAGCGCGCCGACCGCGCCGCCGACGAGGAGGACGAACACCACCGCGAGGAGCAGACGGCCGACCGACCCGACCGCCCGAATCGCTGCGCTGTAGGTTATCCGGTTGTAGCCTTGGAACAGCACCTGCGAGAAGGTGAACAGCGAGTGGACCGCGACGTACCCCGCGCCGAGGACCAGCAGGGGACCGATTTCTGGTTGGCCGACGACCCGGGCGACGTGCCCGCTGAGGAGCGCGAACAGGCCACCCACGACGCCGATGGCCGCGAGGCGGTAGACCACCGCCGCTCGGAGGACGTGAGGGACCTGACTCGGGTTCGTCTCTCGGTACTCCGTGATGTAGCGCGCGGCCGCCTTCGCGATGCCGAGGTCGGTGAACAGTTGGACGACGCCCATCACCGCCAGCGCCGCCCCGAGTAACCCGTACTCCGTCTGGGTGAGCAGGACTCTGGCGAGGACGACCATCAGCACGCCGCTGGCGACCATGTGGAGAGCGCGGGCGCTCAGCATCGCCTTGAACGAGCGCGCGAAGCGTTTCAAGTCCATAGTGGTTCGAGTGCATCGTCGTTCGGGTTCGGACAGTTGCGTGCGATTCGCGTCACGTTAGCTCGTCCCGTTTATCCGG
Encoded proteins:
- a CDS encoding flippase; this encodes MDLKRFARSFKAMLSARALHMVASGVLMVVLARVLLTQTEYGLLGAALAVMGVVQLFTDLGIAKAAARYITEYRETNPSQVPHVLRAAVVYRLAAIGVVGGLFALLSGHVARVVGQPEIGPLLVLGAGYVAVHSLFTFSQVLFQGYNRITYSAAIRAVGSVGRLLLAVVFVLLVGGAVGALVGYIVGYGVGAAVGLGLLYRKCYRDADRDEPPEDGLTRRVARYSVPLTATRGANILDKRVDTILVGYFMNPVAVGYYYLSKQIVDFIHSPAASLGFTLSPAYGEHKAEGETDHAAQIYETTLKYILLLYIPAAAGMVIVAEPAIRLIFGEKWVGAVPVLQVFAAYVVLQAVSYVTGDALDFLGRARERAVAKGGGSVGNFLLNLVMIPAFGVVGAAAATVITHTAVLAVTLWVIHAELSLSVGELVRHLAAVVAVTAAMSAAVYGILVQIAGIPALVVSVLAGVAVWAGLSVAGGLLDLRRVRTILT
- a CDS encoding NAD-dependent epimerase/dehydratase family protein produces the protein MNDADTDASDDSAVGANWTPDVSNRTVLITGGAGFVGSHLAEALVGDNEVRVLDDFSGGAREHVPEGAHLVEGDVCDPETVAEAMDGTDLVFHEAALVSVEESVADPPESNRVNAAATVDLLERAREEDARVVLASSAAIYGHPESVPVSEGDSKDPTSPYGIDKLSLDHYARRYHDLYGLETVALRYFNVYGPRQNPEYSAVVNVFFRQAADGGPLTIEGDGQQTRDFVHVSDVVQANLLAATTDRVGEAFNVGTGRSVTVEELAETVVEVTDSDAEITHVEPRPGDIRHSEADVSKARTELGYAPSVSLEAGLRDLAELKELR